A genome region from Penaeus vannamei isolate JL-2024 chromosome 20, ASM4276789v1, whole genome shotgun sequence includes the following:
- the LOC113808696 gene encoding F-box/LRR-repeat protein 15 isoform X3, with translation MQACEKLDLTTSKMTDEVFQKMTKDCANLQWLSMAQCSWVNDTSLMKIFRKNPRLRYVNLSGCSSLSGAALQVLIVNCKKLHTLLLANCPWLTRGGWEVIVFHQSSLQCFNASGCWDVDDQVFQKFFTKFTDLHELHLARVEPLTDETLCFLAHACPALNSLNIAGCWRVTDEGINRVVEYCRNLRVLNVKDCRDVTEQYLCKLFVRGIWVISDYSLAQMVSRRKRVNNLGLNIQI, from the exons ATGCAGGCTTGTGAGAAACTTGATCTGACTACATCAAAAATGACAGATGAAGTTTTCCAGAAG ATGACCAAGGACTGTGCAAACCTGCAATGGTTATCCATGGCCCAGTGCTCGTGGGTAAATGACACTTCACTTATGAAGATATTCAGAAAAAACCCTCGTCTCAGATATGTTAATCTGAGTGGTTGCAGTTCCCTTTCTGGGGCGGCCTTACAG GTACTTATTGTGAACTGCAAGAAACTTCATACTTTACTCCTTGCCAACTGTCCATGGTTGACTCGAGGCGGCTGGGAAGTAATAGTGTTTCATCAG TCTAGCCTGCAGTGCTTTAATGCATCAGGTTGCTGGGATGTAGATGACCAGGTCTTCCAGAAGTTCTTTACCAAGTTCACAGACCTCCACGAGCTACACTTGGCTCGTGTAGAGCCTCTGACAGATGAGACTCTTTGCTTCCTGGCACATGCATGTCCTGCTTTGAACTCTCTCAACATAGCAGGATGTTGGAGGGTAACTGATGAAGGAATAAATAGG gtGGTCGAATACTGTCGTAATCTGCGCGTGCTCAATGTAAAGGATTGTCGTGATGTAACAGAACAGTACCTTTGTAAGCTCTTTGTTCGAGGAATTTGGGTTATCTCTGACTATTCCCTTGCTCAGATGGTCAGCAGAAGAAAACGAGTCAACAATCTTGGCCtcaatatacaaatatag
- the LOC113808696 gene encoding F-box/LRR-repeat protein 15 isoform X2, with amino-acid sequence MGPLQLTDLPWEDVIYCYIFPHLSAADLWRFRGVCKQFEALYCTYMQACEKLDLTTSKMTDEVFQKMTKDCANLQWLSMAQCSWVNDTSLMKIFRKNPRLRYVNLSGCSSLSGAALQVLIVNCKKLHTLLLANCPWLTRGGWEVIVFHQSSLQCFNASGCWDVDDQVFQKFFTKFTDLHELHLARVEPLTDETLCFLAHACPALNSLNIAGCWRVTDEGINRHGFHTLGCGQKEIKKRKKRKLEKKRPCKIS; translated from the exons ATGGGGCCATTGCAATTGACAGACCTGCCGTGGGAAGATGTAATATACTGCTACATATTTCCCCACTTGTCCGCAGCAGACTTATGGCGGTTTCGTGGAGTCTGCAAACAGTTTGAAGCCTTGTACTGTACCTACATGCAGGCTTGTGAGAAACTTGATCTGACTACATCAAAAATGACAGATGAAGTTTTCCAGAAG ATGACCAAGGACTGTGCAAACCTGCAATGGTTATCCATGGCCCAGTGCTCGTGGGTAAATGACACTTCACTTATGAAGATATTCAGAAAAAACCCTCGTCTCAGATATGTTAATCTGAGTGGTTGCAGTTCCCTTTCTGGGGCGGCCTTACAG GTACTTATTGTGAACTGCAAGAAACTTCATACTTTACTCCTTGCCAACTGTCCATGGTTGACTCGAGGCGGCTGGGAAGTAATAGTGTTTCATCAG TCTAGCCTGCAGTGCTTTAATGCATCAGGTTGCTGGGATGTAGATGACCAGGTCTTCCAGAAGTTCTTTACCAAGTTCACAGACCTCCACGAGCTACACTTGGCTCGTGTAGAGCCTCTGACAGATGAGACTCTTTGCTTCCTGGCACATGCATGTCCTGCTTTGAACTCTCTCAACATAGCAGGATGTTGGAGGGTAACTGATGAAGGAATAAATAGG catggctttcacactttaggatgtggacagaaggagataaagaagagaaagaaaagaaaattggagaaaaaaagaccatgcaaaattagttag
- the LOC138865155 gene encoding putative CENPB DNA-binding domain-containing protein 1, whose product MLGVKRKSSGDAAGSAKKCQAITMETKVDIMIRVERGELTADVAHSYQMNRSTIRTILKNKDKIMEHVKSSVTIKSTIISKKRGKVIEELEKLLSIWMEDCHQKSKLLKTYRTPYYGHMNKRTYEQPTGTEPLTFSPQYFVTMLYDL is encoded by the coding sequence ATGTTGGGTGTTAAGCGCAAAAGCAGTGGTGATGCAGCTGGTAGTGCTAAGAAATGCCAGGCCATCACAATGGAAACAAAAGTGGATATCATGATAAGAGTGGAGCGCGGTGAGCTGACGGCGGATGTTGCTCATTCGTACCAGATGAATCGTTCTACCATTCGTACAATACTCAAGAACAAGGATAAGATCATGGAACATGTAAAAAGTTCAGTCACTATAAAGTCTACAATTATTAGTAAGAAACGTGGAAAAGTGATAGAAGAACTTGAAAAACTTCTGAGCATTTGGATGGAGGATTGTCATCAGAAGAGCAAGCTGCTGAAAACATACCGTACGCCCTACTACGGACATATGAATAAACGTACTTATGAACAGCCTACTGGAACGGAACCTTTAACtttttcaccacaatactttgTCACAATGCTTTATGACCTTTGA
- the LOC113808696 gene encoding F-box/LRR-repeat protein 15 isoform X1, with translation MGPLQLTDLPWEDVIYCYIFPHLSAADLWRFRGVCKQFEALYCTYMQACEKLDLTTSKMTDEVFQKMTKDCANLQWLSMAQCSWVNDTSLMKIFRKNPRLRYVNLSGCSSLSGAALQVLIVNCKKLHTLLLANCPWLTRGGWEVIVFHQSSLQCFNASGCWDVDDQVFQKFFTKFTDLHELHLARVEPLTDETLCFLAHACPALNSLNIAGCWRVTDEGINRVVEYCRNLRVLNVKDCRDVTEQYLCKLFVRGIWVISDYSLAQMVSRRKRVNNLGLNIQI, from the exons ATGGGGCCATTGCAATTGACAGACCTGCCGTGGGAAGATGTAATATACTGCTACATATTTCCCCACTTGTCCGCAGCAGACTTATGGCGGTTTCGTGGAGTCTGCAAACAGTTTGAAGCCTTGTACTGTACCTACATGCAGGCTTGTGAGAAACTTGATCTGACTACATCAAAAATGACAGATGAAGTTTTCCAGAAG ATGACCAAGGACTGTGCAAACCTGCAATGGTTATCCATGGCCCAGTGCTCGTGGGTAAATGACACTTCACTTATGAAGATATTCAGAAAAAACCCTCGTCTCAGATATGTTAATCTGAGTGGTTGCAGTTCCCTTTCTGGGGCGGCCTTACAG GTACTTATTGTGAACTGCAAGAAACTTCATACTTTACTCCTTGCCAACTGTCCATGGTTGACTCGAGGCGGCTGGGAAGTAATAGTGTTTCATCAG TCTAGCCTGCAGTGCTTTAATGCATCAGGTTGCTGGGATGTAGATGACCAGGTCTTCCAGAAGTTCTTTACCAAGTTCACAGACCTCCACGAGCTACACTTGGCTCGTGTAGAGCCTCTGACAGATGAGACTCTTTGCTTCCTGGCACATGCATGTCCTGCTTTGAACTCTCTCAACATAGCAGGATGTTGGAGGGTAACTGATGAAGGAATAAATAGG gtGGTCGAATACTGTCGTAATCTGCGCGTGCTCAATGTAAAGGATTGTCGTGATGTAACAGAACAGTACCTTTGTAAGCTCTTTGTTCGAGGAATTTGGGTTATCTCTGACTATTCCCTTGCTCAGATGGTCAGCAGAAGAAAACGAGTCAACAATCTTGGCCtcaatatacaaatatag